In Thermodesulfobacteriota bacterium, the following proteins share a genomic window:
- the csm5 gene encoding type III-A CRISPR-associated RAMP protein Csm5: MRTFRYRGRVLTPVHVGTGETIDPLEYVVKDGKLVRFSSPAVIADLPPAERERLERMLASGQIKDLHVFFKNHVDPERHAVAVAEADPSVVREFETKCSNPANELKVRPMIRNAHAGRPYLPGSSVKGAIRTAVVSSIVNGEKKADFEQYLASQGQVDSDGAKARRLQETALGFTAQSLERDPFRLVKVADALLPAGCTRVDRVFNVKPSRQQDMPVDMWERVLCAAEGRPTEFTIEVSLDERAMQHPKTRQHLGRALSWEEIAGACNAFYFRRLTQEVKRFYSNPATGQPTRTGAAVYNLLATQTPEGKKKVAPPRAPDLLLRVGRFSHFESLSVDTFRQGWNARARRTISEGTTRNLASIHHKARRSDGTVVDDELRLPFGWILLELA, translated from the coding sequence ATGAGGACCTTCCGTTACCGGGGCCGCGTGCTGACGCCCGTCCACGTAGGGACCGGCGAGACCATCGATCCCCTCGAATACGTCGTCAAGGACGGCAAGCTCGTTCGATTTTCCTCGCCCGCCGTCATCGCGGACCTGCCGCCGGCCGAGCGAGAGCGACTCGAGCGGATGCTCGCCTCCGGCCAGATCAAAGACCTCCACGTCTTCTTCAAGAACCACGTGGACCCCGAGCGCCACGCGGTGGCGGTGGCCGAGGCCGACCCGAGCGTGGTCCGCGAGTTCGAGACCAAGTGCTCCAACCCGGCCAATGAGCTGAAGGTCCGACCCATGATTCGAAACGCCCACGCCGGTCGCCCGTACCTGCCCGGGTCCTCCGTCAAGGGCGCGATCCGGACGGCCGTGGTGAGCAGCATCGTCAACGGCGAGAAGAAGGCCGATTTCGAGCAGTACCTTGCCTCCCAAGGCCAGGTCGATTCCGACGGCGCAAAGGCGCGCAGGCTCCAGGAGACGGCACTGGGTTTTACGGCCCAAAGCCTGGAGCGCGATCCATTCCGGCTCGTCAAAGTGGCCGACGCCCTGCTGCCGGCGGGTTGCACCCGCGTGGATCGGGTCTTCAACGTCAAGCCCTCGCGCCAGCAGGATATGCCCGTCGACATGTGGGAGCGCGTGCTCTGCGCCGCCGAAGGTCGCCCCACCGAGTTCACCATAGAGGTCTCCCTAGATGAACGGGCCATGCAGCACCCCAAAACGCGCCAACACTTGGGGCGGGCCCTCTCTTGGGAAGAGATCGCGGGGGCCTGCAACGCCTTTTACTTCCGGCGCCTCACCCAGGAGGTAAAACGCTTCTATTCCAACCCCGCAACCGGCCAGCCCACCCGCACCGGCGCCGCGGTGTACAACCTCTTGGCGACCCAGACCCCCGAAGGCAAGAAGAAGGTCGCGCCACCTCGGGCTCCCGACCTCCTGCTCCGGGTCGGCCGCTTCTCGCACTTCGAGAGCCTCTCGGTGGATACCTTTCGCCAGGGCTGGAACGCGAGGGCTCGGCGAACGATCTCGGAAGGTACCACACGAAACCTGGCGAGCATCCATCACAAAGCCCGCAGGTCCGATGGCACCGTGGTCGACGACGAGCTGCGCCTTCCGTTTGGGTGGATTCTGCTGGAGTTGGCCTGA
- a CDS encoding nucleotidyl transferase AbiEii/AbiGii toxin family protein, which yields MRDHLLQLAREAPTEDRRNLAREYLQVYLLRLLHEAGAFSWAAFVGGTALRLLHRLPRFSEDLDFSAVSSELPEVASAFRRLKAGLEDAGYDVVVRAREEGPVSNAFFRFPGLPRLLGWSPDPRLALSVKVEVDRRPPEGAGVETTLVQRFFPVALRHHDLPSLFAGKLHAILARPWAKGRDWFDLAWYLTEKAGVEPNLVLLRNALAQTGNDPSQAEDWREAVRTRLAGLDWAAVERDLAPFLERRSDLAHLSPELLAKLLA from the coding sequence GTGAGGGACCACCTGCTCCAGCTCGCCCGGGAAGCGCCGACCGAAGACCGCCGCAATCTGGCCCGGGAGTACCTCCAGGTCTACCTTCTGCGGCTTCTCCACGAGGCCGGGGCGTTCTCGTGGGCGGCCTTCGTGGGCGGCACGGCCTTGCGCCTCCTCCATCGGCTCCCGCGCTTTTCCGAGGACCTCGACTTCTCCGCCGTCTCCAGTGAGCTGCCCGAGGTCGCTTCCGCGTTCCGCCGGCTCAAGGCCGGCCTCGAAGACGCCGGGTACGACGTGGTGGTTCGGGCGCGCGAAGAAGGCCCTGTGTCCAATGCCTTCTTTCGGTTCCCCGGCTTGCCCAGACTCCTGGGCTGGTCGCCCGACCCGCGCCTTGCCCTATCGGTCAAGGTCGAGGTCGACCGGCGGCCGCCGGAGGGAGCGGGCGTCGAGACTACCCTGGTGCAGCGGTTCTTTCCGGTGGCCCTGCGTCACCACGACCTGCCCTCCCTCTTCGCCGGCAAGCTCCACGCGATCCTCGCCCGCCCGTGGGCCAAGGGCCGCGACTGGTTCGACCTCGCCTGGTACCTGACCGAAAAGGCGGGGGTAGAGCCGAACCTCGTGCTCTTGCGAAACGCCCTGGCCCAAACCGGGAACGACCCCAGCCAGGCGGAGGACTGGCGAGAGGCGGTGCGAACCCGCCTGGCGGGCCTCGACTGGGCGGCGGTGGAGCGAGACCTGGCCCCCTTCCTGGAGCGCCGGTCGGACCTCGCCCACCTCTCCCCCGAGCTTCTCGCCAAGCTCCTGGCCTGA
- the csm2 gene encoding type III-A CRISPR-associated protein Csm2 — protein MPQPYTGNRPPQGSRPQLEATQLPTPQKVNYFSRAGVMDDALVDVKAQEWAERIRDLKSTQMRRFFGEVKAIERQVDLAVGQGAEREAAFGAQRARFAMLKAKVLYAKGRLKRDMPDGFVQFVVDHTHSVHSHDEFKAFVKHFEAVVGFHKFFAKD, from the coding sequence ATGCCACAACCCTACACCGGGAACCGCCCGCCCCAAGGGAGCCGCCCCCAACTGGAGGCAACGCAATTGCCGACGCCCCAAAAGGTGAACTATTTCTCGAGGGCCGGAGTCATGGACGACGCCCTCGTCGACGTCAAGGCCCAGGAGTGGGCCGAGCGGATCCGGGACCTCAAGTCCACCCAAATGCGCCGGTTCTTCGGCGAGGTGAAGGCCATCGAGCGCCAGGTGGATCTGGCGGTCGGCCAGGGGGCGGAGCGCGAGGCGGCCTTTGGCGCCCAGCGCGCCCGGTTCGCCATGCTCAAAGCCAAGGTGCTCTATGCCAAGGGCCGCCTCAAGCGAGATATGCCCGATGGCTTCGTCCAGTTCGTCGTCGACCACACCCACTCCGTCCACTCCCACGACGAGTTCAAGGCGTTCGTCAAGCACTTCGAGGCCGTCGTCGGCTTCCACAAGTTTTTTGCGAAAGACTAG
- the csm3 gene encoding type III-A CRISPR-associated RAMP protein Csm3: MGAIESLVRMKSLRGTIRCLSGLHIGTGRDNAEIGGMDLPVIRNPVTSEPIIPGSSLKGKLRSLLEWHFGKLEPDGRPWGWGGAGPYDQGDPILCIFGTTAKGWQGGPTRLLVRDAWLDPAWVAQVTARGLPLTEEKTEVVIDRIKGKALDGVGPHTSERVPAGAGFFFEMNYRVFSVDGDGGAGDEARFETVLLGMRLLELDALGGSGSRGYGRVAFESLSLDGEDLQARFAAHDPTVSGVRAA; this comes from the coding sequence ATGGGCGCCATCGAAAGCCTCGTCCGCATGAAGAGCCTCCGGGGCACGATCCGCTGCCTCTCGGGCCTCCACATCGGCACCGGCCGCGACAACGCCGAGATCGGCGGCATGGACCTGCCGGTAATCCGCAACCCCGTCACCAGTGAACCCATCATCCCGGGCTCTTCCCTCAAGGGAAAGTTGCGCAGCCTCCTCGAGTGGCACTTTGGAAAGCTCGAACCCGACGGGCGGCCCTGGGGATGGGGGGGCGCCGGGCCCTACGACCAGGGGGACCCCATCCTGTGCATCTTCGGCACCACGGCCAAGGGCTGGCAGGGCGGACCCACCCGGCTCCTGGTTCGCGACGCCTGGCTCGACCCGGCGTGGGTAGCCCAGGTTACCGCGCGTGGCCTTCCCCTCACCGAAGAGAAGACCGAGGTCGTCATAGACCGCATCAAGGGCAAGGCGCTGGACGGCGTCGGTCCGCACACCTCAGAGCGCGTGCCCGCCGGCGCCGGCTTCTTCTTCGAGATGAACTACCGCGTCTTCTCCGTGGATGGCGACGGCGGCGCGGGCGACGAGGCCCGGTTCGAGACGGTCCTGCTCGGCATGCGCCTCCTGGAGCTCGACGCCCTCGGGGGCTCCGGCAGCCGGGGCTACGGCAGGGTCGCCTTCGAGTCGCTCAGCCTCGACGGCGAAGACCTCCAGGCCCGGTTCGCGGCCCACGATCCGACCGTGTCTGGCGTCAGGGCCGCCTGA
- a CDS encoding type IV toxin-antitoxin system AbiEi family antitoxin domain-containing protein, translated as MKYDDLVRLAGELPLIDTPTLRALGAEPRGLSVQLSRWAASGKLVQLRRGAYLLPAHLRRGRVPAERLANLLVRPSYVSLERALSIHGLIPEAVPLVQSVTTGRPARLSTPAGEFVFRHVKRGWFFGYEELEVGGDRALVARPEKALLDLVYLSPGEHTEARLEELRLQGLDRLDLHELARLAEASGWPRVVRAARRLGELALREEREAVTL; from the coding sequence ATGAAATACGACGACCTGGTTCGCCTGGCGGGGGAGCTGCCGCTGATCGACACTCCCACGCTGCGGGCCCTGGGGGCCGAGCCGCGGGGGTTGTCCGTCCAGCTCTCCCGGTGGGCGGCGTCGGGGAAGCTGGTGCAGCTGCGCAGGGGGGCGTACCTGCTGCCCGCGCACCTGCGGCGGGGCCGCGTGCCGGCCGAGCGGCTCGCCAACCTGCTGGTGCGACCGTCGTACGTGAGCCTCGAGCGGGCGCTCTCGATCCACGGGCTCATTCCCGAGGCGGTGCCCCTGGTGCAGTCGGTGACCACGGGCCGGCCCGCGCGCCTCTCGACGCCGGCGGGGGAGTTCGTTTTCCGGCACGTCAAGCGCGGGTGGTTCTTCGGATACGAAGAGCTCGAGGTCGGGGGCGACCGGGCCCTGGTGGCCCGGCCGGAGAAGGCGCTGCTCGACCTCGTGTACCTCTCTCCGGGGGAGCACACCGAGGCGCGGCTCGAGGAGCTGCGGCTCCAGGGGCTCGACCGGCTCGACCTCCACGAACTCGCCCGCCTGGCCGAGGCGTCGGGCTGGCCCCGGGTGGTGCGCGCGGCGCGGCGCCTCGGGGAGCTGGCACTCCGGGAGGAGCGGGAGGCGGTGACGCTGTGA
- the cas10 gene encoding type III-A CRISPR-associated protein Cas10/Csm1 produces MDETLGSVVLAGLLHDVGKFMQRAHQDADLQRLHPQSAALAGTYCPSYEGRSTHLHVLWTDAFFEWLKSEVGVPAGIDLALAQKIAVAHHRPDSAGAAEALAWILAEADRLSAGMDRREDEVAASPLGFRKKPLISPLSGIDIGRGSPCRHFHRIAALLPEPDVLYPGEEEGPLGEALPEEYRHLWQAFLGRVALLRDVADARHYLQGLQSQLEGFTWCIPSSTVDLRDISLYDHAHTTAAIASALHAYHESRGSMGVGPVRDRSVPAYRLVVGDLSGIQRTLFQLASQGARGAAKVLRARSFLLGAAVEAASLRALDVLGLPWVCRIQGAGGRFLLLAPALADLDARIDGLRRELDEWMLARHHGGLSLCLAAGRPFTGHDFVGQRFSGVLADVAAALDEAKQRPLPNARTGVLGVTYPEGACPVCERRPCVAAENTECAPCAEERGLGRRLPEARYLGFAPTEWARERFRAEAPVSLPGGMSAVLLRDLPQGDVPRFHRLEALDEAASGLPRRRLAQYLPRFEVEGEWRDAIYAGAPVDEDLTQGALKTFEHLACLSREPNPVGSGHRGKRFLAVLKADVDHLGLAFSSGFGDDRQSLSRYAGVSRLMDFFFSAHLPWLVQSRPELRHTYTVYSGGDDLLLVGPWRQTLVLAEELREAFGRFAGHNPNLTFSAAVLHSGPNQPLRRVADEAARRLDEAKDAGRDRVWLFGGAVPWADLARVRKTAQTLVDWVDQGVANMGFIYRLLRYARMARAAESDPSQAIWRAHLAYDLKRNLKKREAIDRALDLVGLAPDLTRRREAMTMLPAAVHWAVYRLRS; encoded by the coding sequence GTGGATGAAACTTTAGGCAGCGTCGTTCTCGCCGGACTCCTGCATGACGTTGGAAAGTTCATGCAAAGGGCCCACCAAGACGCGGACCTGCAGCGCCTCCATCCCCAGTCGGCGGCGTTGGCGGGCACGTACTGTCCTTCGTACGAGGGCCGGTCGACCCACCTGCACGTCCTCTGGACCGACGCCTTCTTCGAGTGGTTGAAGTCCGAAGTGGGCGTCCCCGCAGGGATCGACTTGGCACTGGCCCAGAAGATCGCGGTTGCCCACCACCGTCCCGACTCCGCCGGCGCGGCGGAAGCCTTGGCGTGGATCCTCGCGGAGGCCGATCGGCTTTCCGCGGGTATGGACCGGCGCGAAGATGAAGTGGCGGCTTCGCCCCTTGGCTTTCGCAAGAAGCCGCTCATCAGCCCCCTGTCGGGGATCGATATTGGCCGGGGCTCCCCGTGCCGCCACTTCCATCGGATCGCCGCGCTGTTGCCTGAGCCCGATGTCCTGTATCCCGGCGAGGAGGAGGGCCCGCTCGGCGAAGCCCTGCCCGAAGAGTACCGGCACCTGTGGCAGGCCTTTCTCGGGCGGGTCGCCCTGCTTCGGGACGTCGCCGACGCCCGGCACTACCTACAGGGGCTCCAGAGCCAGCTCGAAGGCTTCACGTGGTGCATCCCGAGCTCCACCGTGGACCTTCGCGACATCTCTCTTTACGACCACGCCCACACGACGGCCGCCATCGCCTCGGCGCTGCACGCCTATCACGAATCGCGCGGTTCCATGGGAGTCGGGCCGGTCCGCGACCGATCCGTGCCCGCCTACCGTCTTGTGGTCGGAGACCTGTCGGGCATCCAGCGGACCTTGTTTCAACTGGCATCCCAGGGGGCCAGGGGTGCGGCCAAGGTGCTGCGGGCGAGGTCGTTCCTTCTGGGCGCCGCTGTGGAGGCGGCCTCGCTGCGGGCGCTCGACGTCTTGGGTCTGCCCTGGGTCTGTCGGATCCAGGGCGCGGGCGGAAGGTTCCTCCTGCTGGCACCGGCGTTGGCGGATCTGGACGCGCGGATCGACGGCCTTCGGCGAGAGCTCGACGAGTGGATGCTGGCTCGGCACCACGGCGGCCTCTCCCTCTGCCTCGCTGCCGGCCGGCCCTTCACCGGCCACGACTTCGTCGGCCAACGCTTCTCCGGGGTGCTGGCCGATGTCGCGGCAGCCCTCGACGAGGCCAAGCAGCGGCCCCTGCCCAACGCGCGGACCGGCGTGCTTGGGGTGACGTACCCGGAAGGGGCGTGCCCCGTCTGCGAGCGGCGCCCTTGCGTGGCCGCCGAGAACACCGAGTGCGCCCCCTGCGCCGAGGAAAGGGGCCTGGGCCGCCGCCTTCCCGAAGCCCGTTATCTGGGCTTTGCCCCCACGGAATGGGCGAGAGAGCGATTTCGAGCCGAAGCCCCCGTCTCTCTCCCCGGAGGGATGAGCGCGGTCCTCCTCCGAGATCTGCCCCAGGGGGACGTCCCCCGGTTCCACCGGCTCGAAGCCCTGGACGAAGCCGCTTCGGGGCTTCCTCGACGGCGCTTGGCACAGTACCTGCCGCGCTTCGAGGTCGAGGGGGAGTGGAGGGACGCGATCTACGCGGGCGCGCCGGTGGACGAAGATCTCACACAAGGGGCCCTCAAGACGTTCGAGCACCTGGCGTGTCTGTCCCGAGAGCCCAACCCCGTCGGATCGGGCCACCGGGGAAAGCGATTCCTGGCCGTCCTCAAGGCCGACGTGGACCATCTGGGCCTCGCCTTCTCCAGCGGCTTCGGGGACGATCGCCAGAGCTTGTCGCGCTACGCCGGGGTTTCCCGTCTGATGGACTTCTTCTTCTCGGCGCATCTGCCCTGGCTCGTCCAGTCGCGGCCGGAGCTTCGCCACACGTACACCGTCTACTCCGGGGGCGACGATCTCCTGCTCGTGGGGCCCTGGCGCCAGACGCTCGTCCTCGCCGAGGAGCTTCGCGAGGCCTTTGGCAGGTTTGCAGGTCACAATCCCAACCTCACCTTCTCGGCCGCCGTGCTGCACAGCGGTCCCAACCAGCCACTGCGTCGGGTGGCGGACGAGGCGGCCCGCCGGCTCGACGAGGCCAAGGACGCGGGACGGGACCGGGTGTGGCTCTTCGGCGGGGCCGTCCCGTGGGCAGACCTGGCCCGCGTGCGAAAGACCGCCCAGACCCTGGTCGACTGGGTTGACCAGGGGGTGGCCAACATGGGTTTCATCTACCGGTTGCTCCGGTACGCGCGCATGGCGCGGGCGGCAGAGTCCGACCCGAGTCAGGCCATCTGGCGCGCCCACCTGGCCTACGACCTCAAGCGCAACCTGAAGAAGCGCGAAGCCATCGACCGAGCGCTCGACCTCGTGGGTCTTGCCCCCGACCTGACCCGGCGGCGCGAGGCCATGACGATGCTGCCTGCGGCGGTCCATTGGGCCGTCTACCGGCTACGCTCCTAA